In Malassezia vespertilionis chromosome 4, complete sequence, the DNA window ATCGTGGTATATACGAGTATCGTGGTGCCCACCCTCGCTACTTTTTCAAACGCTGGcgttcggcgcgctgggcctTGCGCAGTTTCTTGTACTTGTGCTTGTTCATCTTCTtcctgcgcttgcgccgcacgctaTCCATCTGCACAGACTGCGGCATCTGCAAAGCACGGGGCGCGCCGACCTGCTGCATCACAGCGTCCCAATCAAACGCAGCCTTGACTGAATTCTGGATTTCGGCGTGTGCGAGCCACAAATGGGGGTCCAGCTCTATTACCTCGCCACTGATCTCAGACACAGGATACGTCATGCCTGACAATGACGCGCCCGGAGGCACAAATGGCTCCGTCCGTGTCCCAAGATAGGtcgcaacgccgcgcgcccATTCTTTTTGTGAGCCGTGCggctcgccaagcacgacCAATTCGGCCTCGGCACCAAGCAGCTCTGCGCGCGTAACATCCTCGCCACGCTCCATTGCATTCACAATCGCTTCCTCACGCGCATCTTCTTCCTGCTCCTGGCGCTTGATCCGCACAAACTCGGAGTGTACAACCGGCGAGGCGGGACTcgcagtgcggcgcgcttggc includes these proteins:
- a CDS encoding uncharacterized protein (COG:S; EggNog:ENOG503PK4R), giving the protein MAQARRTPLGLAAQFRAVPPPTSERSLHLQELFAQHRPLLEHHLLPARPLRAAGADMLWAGLDADAEAAAAHLGVWRHRVRGIDHATFATILDRLAPAKGAPRLERMRQARRTASPASPVVHSEFVRIKRQEQEEDAREEAIVNAMERGEDVTRAELLGAEAELVVLGEPHGSQKEWARGVATYLGTRTEPFVPPGASLSGMTYPVSEISGEVIELDPHLWLAHAEIQNSVKAAFDWDAVMQQVGAPRALQMPQSVQMDSVRRKRRKKMNKHKYKKLRKAQRAERQRLKK